A stretch of Aspergillus nidulans FGSC A4 chromosome VI DNA encodes these proteins:
- a CDS encoding oxidoreductase, 2OG-Fe(II) oxygenase family (transcript_id=CADANIAT00010239), which translates to MPLNISLSSVFYLIPLYILVISPILRQLFPNDPQHGSYQFYDDEEALDEDTSLDLNSEVLSLDDGVNVVCPDETDAYRVHILSQAPLVIYIENFLSAEEADYLVDVSIPNYTPSTLYSSSLTSANDTSTPKTDVTKRLSDRALLPRTQTVRCIEARARSFQGWKPNLYIERMWAQRYNVSGHYTHHYDWAGTARGRGGDRISTFMVYLKAECKGGGTNFPLLRKPKDSKWCEFIECGEADEGRKGVTFKPIKGNAVFWENLRADGSGWPETWHAAFPVEEGEKVGLNIWSWYQPPKGRWR; encoded by the exons ATGCCCTTGAAcatctccctctcctccgtcTTCTACCTAATCCCCCTCTATATCTTAGTGATCTCCCCCATTCTGCGCCAACTGTTTCCGAACGATCCGCAACACGGCTCATATCAATTctacgatgatgaagaggcccTCGATGAAGATACCTCGCTGGACCTCAATTCAGAAGTCCTGAGCCTTGATGATGGGGTTAACGTAGTATGTCCCGACGAAACCGACGCATACCGCGTGCATATCCTCTCGCAGGCACCGTTGGTCATATACATCGAGAACTTCCTCTCAGCTGAAGAGGCGGATTACTTGGTTGATGTTAG TATACCAAACTACACCCCCTCGACCTTGTACTCCTCGTCCCTAACCTCCGCGAACGATACGTCCACACCAAAAACTGACGTAACAAAACGTCTCTCTGATCGGGCTCTTCTCCCACGAACCCAGACAGTCCGATGCATTGAGGCTCGCGCGCGCTCCTTCCAAGGCTGGAAACCGAACTTGTACATCGAGCGAATGTGGGCTCAGCGGTATAACGTGTCGGGCCACTACACGCATCACTATGACTGGGCGGGGACGGCGAGAGGTCGTGGGGGCGATAGGATCAGTACATTTATGGTGTATCTGAAGGCGGAGTGCAAAGGAGGAGGGACGAATTTCCCCCTGTTAAGAAAGCCGAAAGATAGTAAATGGTGTGAGTTCATTGAATGTGGTGAGGCTGACGAAGGAAGAAAGGGAGTGACATTTAAGCCGATCAAAGGGAACGCGGTGTTCTGGGAGAATCTCAGAGCTGATGGAAGTGGGTGGCCGGAGACGTGGCATGCGGCGTTCCCggttgaggagggagagaaggttGGGTTGAATATCTGGAGCTGGTATCAGCCGCCGAAAGGGAGATGGCGGTGA
- a CDS encoding putative PHD transcription factor (transcript_id=CADANIAT00010240), with the protein MVNPYETDPARIPEDDPFYQRSPQYGRYLPRDDDFQPRYDDWCQFDPQATEYWESTVKALCTPENSLHLHGERQAYAAGRVIIRVDQEDAVGAAAERFLCLNANELSASRKADNAFKHLGVDVPKIYYCGIIDGKNVTVEARIPGVSLDVAWRYLNPEQVEVMKQQCRIVSQELSGADPGLDHPSYVCNKVHRQIRVPRLMAESESGPLQNVQTWANLYESLPGTVLAEPVYPIKIEPSSTSLDRVPLDAEEVKNGIDALEEHPTPKKVVSLKNRGNSRASSSDRSSPANSTKAPGRRAGPGTKKGIGRKTSTKKSKLDNQDNESVSSRRSQTPSSSRTSKVPVKKQSSASLANSPAPEPKKKGGRKAKVEVEDEEMEEGEEGDEDEEESDPDAVFCICRKPDNHTWMIACDGGCEDWFHGKCVNIDPRDVDLIEKYICPNCKENGKGCTLWKPMCRLRECRKPARVSGPTPSKYCSDEHGLEFMRQKTRHLNFIPPQGIQKPKTIFRAALSGTQTPRDDDSEYDSQMEDEQDNSMEDLGSRGGVLTLGDLTAVIMGVSSVEEFRKLGAHIVAPPAEPAPDQVPPSDTTDAGTPPSKKLGLDVGVDGLHYSPDEAEKLEKLRKQRAELFHRRDMLTARNTFLTLVRHRSKSILDILKKKDPKGGWKDICGFDTRLAWSDEEFDEWRLSEPGKKALEEGTPEALAASYPTSNVDTDGDTAMGVEDEDSSASLTRGVCLKKRCERHKQWVKVQQQDVAFEERTLESDLAECEKEAREVVERAVLRMWAEDGNAQSQLENGW; encoded by the exons ATGGTCAATCCGTATGAGACCGATCCTGCGCGTATACCAGAAGACGACCCCTTTTACCAACGAAGTCCCCAATACGGCCGCTATCTCCCGCGGGATGATGATTTTCAACCCCGCTATGATGACTGGTGCCAATTCGACCCCCAAGCGACAGAATATTGGGAAAGCACCGTGAAGGCCCTGTGTACTCCGGAAAACTCGTTGCATTTACATGGAGAAAGGCAAGCATATGCTGCTGGCAGAGTTATCATCAGGGTCGACCAAGAAGATGCAGTTGGTGCGGCCGCCGAGAGGTTCTTATGCCTGAATGCAAATGAACTGAGTGCATCCAGGAAAGCTGATAACGCTTTCAAACACCTGGGGGTCGACGTTCCGAAAATATATTACTGCGGGATAATAGATGGGAAGAATGTCACAGTGGAAGCTCGAATCCCTGGCGTTTCTCTGGATGTCGCTTGGAGGTACCTCAATCCGGAACAGGTTGAGGTCATGAAACAACAGTGTCGCATTGTTTCACAAGAGCTCAGCGGCGCAGACCCGGGCTTGGACCATCCATCCTATGTCTGCA ACAAAGTACATCGGCAGATCAGGGTTCCGCGCCTAATGGCAGAGTCTGAATCAGGGCCTTTACAGAACGTCCAAACTTGGGCCAACCTCTACGAAAGCCTTCCAGGGACTGTGCTGGCTGAGCCAGTATATCCAATCAAGATCGAGCCTTCTAGCACGAGCCTGGATAGAGTTCCTTTAGATGCTGAAGAAGTGAAAAATGGCATAGATGCACTTGAAGAACATCCAACACCTAAGAAGGTTGTGAGTCTGAAAAACCGAGGAAATTCACGGGCGTCGTCGTCAGACCGGTCATCCCCAGCCAATTCTACCAAAGCACCAGGCAGACGGGCAGGACCTGGAACAAAGAAGGGAATTGGGAGGAAGACTTCgaccaagaaaagcaaaCTTGATAATCAGGATAACGAGAGTGTCAGCAGCCGCCGCTCTCAaactccctcctcttctcgCACAAGCAAGGTGCCAGTGAAGAAACAAAGCTCCGCTTCCCTGGCAAACTCGCCGGCCCCTGaaccgaagaagaaaggcggCAGGAAGGCAAAGGTCGAGGTAGAGGATGAGGAAatggaagagggagaggaaggcgatgaagatgaagaagaatcagATCCTGACGCGGTTTTCTGCATCTGCCGGAAGCCTGATAACCACACTTGGATGATTGCGTGCGATGGGGGCTGCGAGGATTGGTTCCATGGGAAATGCGTTAACATTGACCCACGGGACGTTGATCTCATTGAGAAATATATCT GCCCGAACTGCaaggaaaatggaaaagGATGCACTCTGTGGAAGCCTATGTGTCGACTGAGGGAATGCCGAAAACCTGCGCGTGTCAGTGGCCCAACTCCTAGCAAATACTGCTCCGATGAGCATGGCCTGGAGTTTATGCGTCAAAAAACTCGACATCTCAACTTCATCCCTCCACAGGGCATTCAGAAACCAAAAACTATCTTCAGGGCAGCTCTCAGTGGCACGCAGACCCCGCGAGATGACGACAGCGAGTATGACTCGCAAATGGAAGATGAACAAGACAACAGCATGGAAGACCTCGGGAGCAGAGGCGGAGTCCTTACCCTAGGCGATCTCACAGCGGTCATAATGGGCGTGAGTTCTGTCGAAGAGTTCCGCAAATTGGGCGCGCATATCGTGGCACCCCCGGCAGAACCAGCACCAGACCAAGTACCACCGTCTGATACCACAGATGCTGGAACCCCACCCTCCAAGAAACTTGGTCTCGACGTTGGTGTCGACGGCTTACACTATTCTCCTGATGAAGCCGAGAAACTCGAAAAACTCCGCAAGCAGCGCGCTGAACTCTTCCACCGCCGCGATATGCTAACTGCACGAAACACGTTCCTCACTCTCGTGCGCCACCGCTCAAAGAGCATCCTCGACATACTTAAGAAGAAAGATCCCAAAGGCGGCTGGAAGGATATCTGCGGCTTCGATACCCGGCTTGCCTGGTCCGACGAGGAATTCGACGAGTGGAGGTTGTCAGAACCAGGTAAAAAGGCGTTGGAGGAGGGCACGCCTGAAGCCTTGGCGGCAAGTTATCCGACTAGCAATGTCGATACCGATGGCGATACGGCTATgggtgttgaagatgaagacagTTCTGCGAGTCTTACGCGTGGCGTCTGCCTGAAGAAGCGATGTGAGCGGCACAAGCAGTGGGTCAAggtgcagcagcaggatgtCGCGTTTGAGGAGCGCACGCTGGAGAGCGATCTTGCTGAGTGCGAGAAGGAGGCACGGGAGGTGGTCGAACGTGCTGTGCTGCGAATGTGGGCTGAGGACGGGAATGCTCAGAgtcagctggagaatgggTGGTAG
- a CDS encoding uncharacterized protein (transcript_id=CADANIAT00010241): MPTTTYKVAPASPILASSLLGNELSASSDQTRPDAVSKQSNEWDLRLDIENGLFPTSASSSEHHIFRPGTVIGFSRLRGRSPEGNEDEFVGEVSIITLILYKTNSQAQTRTRAYIIYPLHNAIFAPAKLLSSLLSRSEPTQTEPTQQAPPISRSEAINLLDSVQLFPVFDFAGAVDAISEVSERLHKIRDDRQENENRNETENQQTVVVITGLDTLTEAVIRSSNAVRGTAVLMSTLRKITQLSLLRRAYTSVLLVNTSGVGPSLSVHQHSNQIQSQAHRENETHHARDDGSSIQSMFYTNAPLFPSLMMKTLDQGVDTHLLVSISDLSMEMHGRSVAVPVVEVIKDRVGCGLGRWCVRNKKGAK; the protein is encoded by the exons ATGCCCACAACCACATACAAAGTCGCGCCAGCGAGCCCCATTCTGGCCAGCTCTTTACTAGGCAATGAGCTTAGCGCATCCTCAGATCAGACGAGACCAGACGCAGTTTCTAAGCAATCTAACGAATGGGATCTAAGGCTCGACATCGAGAACGGTCTGTTTCCAACATCTGCCTCATCAAGTGAACATCACATCTTCCGCCCCGGGACAGTAATTGGCTTCTCAAGACTACGAGGCAGATCACCGGAAGGGAACGAGGACGAGTTTGTTGGAGAGGTAAGTATCATCACACTCATACTTTA CAAAACCAACTCTCAAGCacaaacaaggacaagggcaTATATAATCTACCCGCTGCACAATGCCATCTTTGCCCCCGCAAAACTCCtctcatctcttctctctaGATCAGAACCAACTCAGACAGAACCAACTCAGCAAGCCCCTCCAATTTCCCGCAGCGAAGCAATAAACCTCCTCGACTCTGTCCAGCTTTTTCCGGTCTTCGACTTTGCAGGCGCTGTAGATGCTATCAGTGAAGTTTCAGAGAGATTGCACAAAATAAGGGATGACCGTCAGGAAAACGAAAACCGGAACGAGACTGAGAACCAGCAAACTGTGGTGGTGATTACCGGTCTGGATACCCTCACTGAAGCAGTTATCCGCTCTTCGAATGCTGTCCGCGGTACAGCGGTGTTGATGAGTACACTACGAAAAATCACGCAGTTATCCCTTTTGCGCCGCGCTTATACATCTGTCTTGCTTGTGAATACGAGTGGTGTTGGGCCAAGTCTGAGTGTGCACCAGCACTCGAATCAAATTCAGAGCCAGGCTCACAGGGAAAATGAAACGCACCATGCGCGCGATGACGGAAGTAGCATTCAGTCGATGTTTTATACAAATGCTCCGCTTTTCCCTAGTCTTATGATGAAGACGTTAGACCAGGGGGTTGATACGCATCTCTTGGTGTCGATTTCGGACTTGAGCATGGAAATGCATGGGAGGAGCGTAGCCGTACCTGTGGTAGAGGTGATAAAAGACCGAGTAGGATGTGGGCTGGGGAGATGGTGCGTTCGGAATAAAAAGGGTGCTAAATAG
- a CDS encoding F-box domain protein (transcript_id=CADANIAT00010242): MESLPNELLDEIIYFLSASPPSLKRLHQPPSARITKLSNRVLKNLSLTCSRLCTLVRPRLFSHGCFKLKDLEEYLSFVSESDLGRYVTSVVVEIDGPDEPRSCKWWQRLLSSLRPRCLTVVAPPSVIGEMFGMEIPQEHSWAFEIRHQVVQLSCGSQSYDAISQADEQGNILDYPPWTSMTFNESSSLKAYNHYEYFLYQVPSIFHRWSIWASNNAPSEQAPSYSHPPSPLRNLTAFTYIAVFPFYNHVQLVLDVVENMPNLHMLKIQLGPSQNDRVTELEQRGSMDPSDPWMELATGYSLIAHVVRNLGRRGCLTSFTACDYEMDPVRAEIDVILGDILSDGLWTHDGRGTWTKRVTEMNSVRPL, translated from the coding sequence ATGGAATCGCTACCGAACGAACTGCTTGACGAAATCAtctacttcctctccgcttcccctccttccttGAAGAGATTACACCAGCCTCCTAGCGCTCGAATCACGAAGTTAAGCAACCGTGTATTGAAGAATCTATCCCTTACGTGCTCCCGCCTCTGCACGCTCGTCCGCCCTCGGCTTTTCTCACACGGTTGCTTTAAACTGAAGGACTTGGAAGAATACCTCTCGTTCGTATCGGAATCAGACTTGGGCCGCTACGTCACATCAGTGGTGGTAGAGATTGATGGTCCGGATGAACCTAGGAGCTGCAAATGGTGGCAACGccttctttcctctctgAGGCCGCGATGTCTGACAGTCGTTGCACCACCCTCGGTCATAGGGGAGATGTTCGGGATGGAAATACCACAGGAGCATAGCTGGGCGTTTGAGATTCGTCACCAAGTCGTGCAACTGAGTTGCGGCTCGCAAAGTTACGACGCCATCTCTCAAGCAGACGAACAAGGTAATATACTAGATTATCCACCTTGGACATCAATGACATTCAACGAATCATCCTCGCTAAAAGCATACAACCACTACGAGTACTTTCTCTACCAAGTCCCCTCTATCTTCCACCGCTGGAGTATATGGGCCTCAAATAACGCTCCATCTGAGCAAGCACCTTCATATTCCCATCCACCCTCGCCGCTACGAAACCTAACCGCGTTCACCTACATCGCAGTCTTCCCTTTCTACAACCATGTCCAGCTGGTCCTAGACGTCGTGGAAAACATGCCCAATTTACACATGTTAAAAATTCAATTAGGGCCGTCTCAGAATGATCGGGTCACCGAGCTTGAGCAGCGGGGTTCTATGGATCCGAGTGATCCATGGATGGAGCTCGCTACGGGTTACTCACTAATTGCGCATGTCGTCAGGAATCTAGGGAGAAGAGGCTGTCTCACAAGCTTTACTGCGTGTGATTATGAGATGGACCCTGTTCGCGCTGAAATTGATGTTATTCTTGGAGATATCTTGAGTGATGGGCTGTGGACGCATGACGGGCGTGGGACTTGGACGAAAAGAGTGACTGAGATGAATAGTGTGCGGCCATTGTAA
- a CDS encoding U4/U6-U5 snRNP complex subunit DIB1 (transcript_id=CADANIAT00010243), with the protein MGSVVLPHLRTAWHVDQAILSEEDRLVVIRFGRDHDVDCMRQDEVLFKIAERVKNFAVIYLCDIDEVPEFNTMYELFDPMTIMFFFRNKHIMCDFGTGNNNKLNWVLEDKQELIDIIETIYKGARKGRGLVVSPKDYSTRYRY; encoded by the exons ATGGGTTCTGTTGTTCTGCCTCATTTGCGCACTGCGTGGCACGTTGATCAAGCTATTCTCTCGGAAGAAGACAGGCTAGTG GTTATTAGATTTGGCAGGGATCATGACGTCGACT GCATGCGCCAGGATGAAGTGCTCTTCAAGATTGCCGAGCGAGTAAAGA ACTTTGCCGTCATCTACCTCTGtgatattgacgaggtgCCCGAGTTCAATACAATGTATGAACTTTTTGATCCAATGACGAtcatgttcttcttccggAACAAGCACATCATGTGCGATTTCGGAACCGGTAACAACAATAAGTTGAACTGGGTCCTTGAAGATAAGCAAGAGTTGATTGATATCATTGAGACGATCTACAAGGGCGCCAGGAAAGGAAGGGGTCTTGTTGTTAGCCCGAAAG ATTACTCTACAAGATACCGGTATTGA
- a CDS encoding translin (transcript_id=CADANIAT00010244), with protein MIDRVIFENLQAKIDEEAAVRDELRDIVQNLSRKGRSTQAVLSRAHSTPEAQLQPVLDDATKEILAQKEEITRLKAVADRHPFYKYNGVWSRDLQNLVASIELCAWLGGLQEFKGSESASFLTMEEVGKFLESMALLCHFDCVSAWYLTRIRAVPVNLKEEDAFHLTLEEYLLALISMIEELARLAVNAVTLGDYGRPTVIGNFIKELFNGFQLLNLKNDVLRKRSDAIKYSVKKVEDVVYDLSLRNLIPKGQGV; from the exons ATGATTGATCGCGTCATTTTCGAGAATCTCCAAGCCAAGATTGACGAGGAGGCGGCCGTCAGAGAT GAGCTCCGTGACATTGTGCAAAATCTCTCGCGAAAAG GCCGATCTACTCAAGCTGTGCTCTCTCGCGCTCATTCTACACCCGAGGCGCAGT TACAGCCTGTCCTCGACGATGCAACCAAGGAAATCCTCGCCCAGAAGGAAGAAATCACCCGCTTGAAGGCCGTGGCCGACAGGCACCCCTTCTACAAGTACAACGGGGTTTGGTCGCGCGATCTGCAGAATCTC GTTGCATCCATTGAGCTATGCGCGTGGCTCGGCGGGCTCCAGGAGTTCAAAGGCTCTGAATCGGCTTCATTCTTGACCATGGAGGAGGTGGGGAAGTTTCTTGAGAGTATGGCTCTACTTTGTCACTTCGATTGCGTCTCGGCTTGGTATCTAACTCGCATTCGCGCAGTTCCCGTTAACctcaaggaggaagacgcgTTCCATCTCACATTGGAGGAGTATCTTCTTGCGCTGATTTCCATGATTGAAGAGCTG GCCCGTCTTGCTGTTAACGCGGTTACCCTTGGCGATTACGGCCGTCCTACGGTGATTGGTAATTTCATCAAGGAACTGTTCAATGGATTTCAGTTGTTAAATCTGAAGAACGATGTGCTACGGAAAAGGAGTGATGCGATCAAGTATAGT GTCAAGAAAGTAGAGGATGTGGTGTATGATCTCTCATTGCGAAACTTGATCCCCAAGGGCCAGGGTGTTTAG
- a CDS encoding protein gpxA (transcript_id=CADANIAT00010245), protein MPFTYCGLVPRLLSFRSSSSSTRQVRLRIPIQKTTASPGRISGATISSSFASRTSACILHFPSHRTLLQRQQPHLRPSQSTARYRFSTMASATTFYDFEPVDKKGEAYPLNQLKGKVILVVNTASKCGFTPQFKGLETLYQSIKAKRPDDFVILGFPCNQFGGQDPGSNDQIQEFCQLNYGVTFPVLGKTEVNGDNANPLWTWLKESQPGLLGLKRIKWNFEKFLISADGKVVGRWASTTKPEGLESRILEEIEKAEKQGLLASKAMQPEAAGTDGETAKLA, encoded by the exons ATGCCGTTCACATATTGTGGCTTAGTTCCACGATTACTCAGTTTCAGATCTAGTTCCTCTTCGACCAGACAAGTCAGGCTACGAATTCCGATACAAAAGACGACTGCTTCCCCCGGTCGGATTAGTGGTGCCAcaatttcatcatcattCGCGTCGCGCACGAGTGCCTGCATTCTTCACTTCCCCTCACATCGAACTCTTCTCCAAcgtcaacaacctcatctcAGACCTTCACAATCGACTGCGCGATACAGATTCAGCACCATGGCTTCTGCTACTACATTTTATGACTTCGAGCCTGTTGACA AGAAAGGCGAAGCTTATCCCCTCAACCAGCTAAAGGGCAAAGTTATCCTTGTCGTCAACACCGCGTCGAAATGCGGTTTCACGCCTCAATTCAAAGGCCTCGAGACCCTTTACCAGTCCATCAAAGCCAAGCGCCCCGATGACTTCGTTATCCTTGGTTTCCCCTGCAACCAGTTTGGCGGTCAGGACCCGGGCTCCAACGACCAGATTCAGGAATTCTGTCAATTGAACTACGGCGTTACCTTCCCCGTTCTCGGCAAGACGGAGGTCAACGGAGATAATGCGAACCCTCTTTGGACTTGGCTGAAAGAGAGCCAGCCTGGTCTgttggggttgaagaggatAAAGTGGAACTTTGAGAAATTCCTGATTTCCGCggatggcaaggttgttgGGAGGTGGGCTAGTACCACCAAGCCTGAGGGATTGGAGAGCAGGATTTtagaggagattgagaaggccgagaagcaGGGGCTTCTGGCTTCGAAGGCTATGCAGCCCGAAGCTGCAGGTACGGACGGGGAGACTGCCAAGCTGGCGTAA
- a CDS encoding CTAG/PCC1 family protein (transcript_id=CADANIAT00010246), producing MAANQPSDTEFPCTLTISLPLPSHRLASSAMRALEVDAELSPHVRRCFALKSSEPQEQSTGGDEGKTVLETTYKATTNRMLRVAVNGFMESLGVVLGVMEELDVDVLKGEGDE from the exons ATGGCCGCCAATCAGCCTTCCGATACCGAGTTCCCGTGCACTCT CACAatctccctcccccttccaAGCCATCGACTCGCCTCCTCGGCTATGCGCGCTCTCGAAGTCGACGCCGAACTCTCCCCGCACGTCCGGCGCTGCTTCGCACTTAAGAGTTCCGAACCCCAAGAGCAGAGTACGGGCGGCGATGAGGGGAAGACCGTCCTCGAAACGACCTACAAGGCTACTACGAATCGCATGCTGAGAGTCGCTGTGAACGGATTTATGGAGAGTTTGGGTGTTGTTCTTGGAGTTATGGAAGAACTAGATGTGGATGTGTTGAAGGGGGAGGGTGATGAATAA
- a CDS encoding uncharacterized protein (transcript_id=CADANIAT00010247) translates to MKFTGLVASFAVASTATAAAVPGLNTVKLNSTVAQLDKVLDHVDGAILGPDTQEVLADTKNGTVIVNHANKSHANCPELVGIRNLLSDVLGGVVDLVGNTGIVQDVVHLAGNVVSSVVDVVQPVVNVDGIVSNVGDLAHSLVDRIQSGEVDAAGLENLLTALGGSAGLSNLNHVIAEAA, encoded by the exons ATGAAGTTCACCGGACTCGTCGCCTCATTTGCTGTCGCCAGCACCgccactgctgctgcggtGCCGGGCCTCAACACCGTCAAGCTTAACTCTACCGTGGCCCAACTCGACAAAGTCCTCGACCACGTCGACGGTGCCATTCTTGGCCCCGACACCCAGGAAGTCCTCGCTGACACCAAGAACGGTACGGTTATTGTAAACCATGCCAATAAAAGTCACGCTAACTGTCCAGAACTTGTCGGCATTCGCAACCTCCTGAGCGACGTCCTCGGCGGAGTCGTCGACCTTGTGGGAAACACCGGTATTGTACAGGATGTCGTTCACCTGGCGGGCAACGTCGTCTCCAGCGTCGTCGACG TTGTGCAACCCGTTGTCAACGTCGATGGCATTGTTTCTAACGTCGGCGACCTCGCACACAGCCTCGTTGACCGCATCCAGAGCGGCGAGGTCGACGCTGCCGGCCTTGAGAACCTTCTGACCGCCTTAGGTGGTTCTG CTGGTCTTTCCAATCTCAACCACGTCATCGCTGAGGCTGCGTAA
- a CDS encoding uncharacterized protein (transcript_id=CADANIAT00010248) — protein sequence MVDMQIRPKPLPPILPPRRRCGPTQAAWVHKRATGHSLGPLHCRASTGGSETATQRICTHTFATARMFCFTNEPGHGKPGHGNHGLHSVGFCSQGELQRGYVWNSRYMVQMSRLPLPQDWLGLDSLQLLSQESLQLPSPDTIK from the coding sequence ATGGTTGATATGCAGATCCGCCCAAAACCGTTGCCACCCATACTACCTCCGAGACGGCGCTGCGGCCCAACACAGGCAGCGTGGGTGCATAAACGCGCAACCGGACATTCACTAGGGCCGCTGCACTGTAGAGCATCCACCGGCGGGAGCGAGACTGCCACTCAGCGGATTTGCACCCATACATTCGCTACTGCTCGCATGTTCTGCTTCACCAACGAGCCTGGTCACGGCAAGCCTGGTCACGGCAATCATGGCTTGCACTCTGTCGGGTTTTGCAGCCAGGGAGAATTGCAGCGAGGTTATGTCTGGAACAGCCGATACATGGTCCAGATGAGTAGATTGCCTCTTCCACAAGACTGGCTCGGTCTAGATTCCTTGCAGCTCCTCAGTCAGGAATCATTGCAGTTGCCGAGTCCCGATACAATCAAATGA
- a CDS encoding uncharacterized protein (transcript_id=CADANIAT00010249): MCHCGADRDPKTAVVVTKWAELGAGLDMDDPKWKRLTTEEHVHGRSTITTEPGTVLRLFRDASHDQGWESDPTERNESLLVMEKYRRHLHERGGIFYSSVPGHWRRALAKVGRLLLDEVYPEPYPEPLRDGQPEYDVAGLILSDSDRLIMECFLGYALF, encoded by the exons ATGTGTCATTGCGGAGCCGATAGAGACCCAAAGACAGCAGTCGTTGTCACGAAATGGGCAGAGTTGGGTGCTGGATTAGACATGGATGATCCGAAGTGGAAACGTCTCACCACTGAAGAGCATGTCCATGGGAGGAGCACCATCACTACCGAACCTGGAACAGTTTTACGGCTTTTCCGCGACGCTTCACATGATCAGGGATGGGAGAGTGATCCAACCGAGCGCAATGAATCCCTCttggtgatggagaagtaCCGACGCCACCTGCACGAACGGGGCGGTATATTTTATTCGTCTGTACCTGGTCACTGGAGAAG GGCCCTGGCGAAGGTAGGACGTCTACTGCTTGACGAGGTGTATCCGGAACCCTATCCGGAACCTTTACGAGATGGACAACCCGAGTACGACGTTGCGGGGTTAATCCTTTCTGACTCTGACAGGCTGATCATGGAGTGCTTCCTCGGCTACGCCCTCTTTTAA
- a CDS encoding uncharacterized protein (transcript_id=CADANIAT00010250), with translation MTLPGRYVLKRWHPATSLEIHGSASGTREIITVPAVALETKLMGLSLYAKTIGVYLLGCLPEMGKYLIRQHPDHGRYVTEPHQP, from the exons ATGACGCTGCCTGGCCGCTATGTGCTCAAGCGCTGGCACCCTGCAACTTCCCTGGAAATACATGGATCAGCCAGTGGAACCCGAGAGATCATAACTGTTCCCGCAGTAGCTCTCGAAACCAAACTCATGGGATTGTCACTCTATGCTAAAACCATTGG TGTATACTTATTGGGCTGT CTCCCAGAGATGGGCAAGTATCTGATACGTCAACATCCGGATCATGGTCGATACGTCACGGAGCCTCATCAACCATAA